A genomic region of Alnus glutinosa chromosome 11, dhAlnGlut1.1, whole genome shotgun sequence contains the following coding sequences:
- the LOC133882760 gene encoding uncharacterized protein LOC133882760 — protein MEDHSFVVGQEFPDVKAFRNAIKEAAIAQHFELRIIKSDLIRYFAKCATEGCPWRIRAVKLPNASTFTIRSLEGTHTCGRNAQNGHHQASLDWIVSFIEERLRDNINYKPKDILHDIHKQYGITIPYKQAWRAKERGLAAIYGSSEEGYCLLPSYCTQIKKTNPGSMAEVFTTGADHQFQRLFVSFYASIYGFLNGCLPIVGLGAIQLKSKYLGTLLSATSFDADGGLFPLAFGVVDVESDESWMWFLSELHKALEINSENILQLTFLSNEQKGIVDAVRRKFPNSSHAFCVRHLSESIGKEFKNSRLVHLLWKAAYATTTVGFKQKMAEIEEVSPEAAKWIQQFPPSRWALVYFEGTRYGHLSSNIEEFNRWILEARELPIIQVIEVIHSKLMAEFEDRRIKNSSWFSVLAPSAEKHMMEAVNRASTYQVLRSDEVEFEVISAERSEIVNIGTHCCSCRDWQLYGIPCSHAVAALISCRKDIYAFTEKCFTVASYRETYAEEIRPIPGKVEWRRADVTPMDDDIQVVRPPKSRRPPGRPEKKRICVEDLNREKHTVHCSRCNQTGHYKTTCKAEIMKGIEQF, from the coding sequence ATGGAGGACCACTCTTTTGTTGTCGGACAAGAGTTCCCGGACGTCAAAGCCTTCCGGAATGCAATTAAAGAAGCTGCAATTGCACAACATTTTGAGCTACGTATTATAAAAAGTGACCTGATTCGTTACTTTGCAAAGTGTGCCACCGAGGGTTGTCCGTGGCGCATCCGTGCAGTTAAGCTTCCTAATGCCTCGACCTTCACAATAAGAAGCCTTGAAGGAACACATACGTGTGGGAGAAATGCACAAAACGGGCACCATCAGGCTTCTTTAGATTGGATTGTGAGTTTTATAGAGGAACGATTGCGGGACAATATTAACTACAAACCAAAGGATATACTCCATGACATCCATAAACAATATGGGATCACTATACCATATAAGCAAGCTTGGCGAGCGAAAGAACGTGGGCTTGCAGCAATTTATGGTTCTTCTGAGGAAGGGTATTGCCTACTTCCTTCATACTGCACACAAATAAAGAAGACTAACCCTGGGAGTATGGCAGAGGTGTTTACCACTGGTGCTGATCACCAGTTCCAGCGgctttttgtttcattttatgcATCCATATATGGGTTCCTGAATGGTTGCTTGCCTATCGTGGGACTTGGTGCTATCCAGCTTAAAAGCAAGTACCTAGGTACCTTACTTTCTGCAACTTCTTTTGATGCTGATGGTGGGTTATTTCCACTTGCATTTGGTGTTGTTGATGTAGAAAGTGATGAGAGTTGGATGTGGTTCTTGTCAGAGTTGCATAAGGCGCTTGAGATAAACAGTGAAAACATACTACAGCTCACATTTTTGTCAAATGAACAAAAAGGAATTGTAGACGCAGTAAGAAGGAAATTCCCAAATTCTTCTCATGCATTTTGCGTGCGTCACTTGAGTGAAAGCATTGGCAAAGAGTTTAAGAATTCTAGGCTTGTCCATCTTCTGTGGAAAGCTGCATATGCCACCACCACCGTTggtttcaaacaaaaaatggcTGAAATTGAGGAGGTTTCTCCTGAAGCCGCAAAGTGGATTCAACAGTTTCCTCCTTCGCGCTGGGCGTTAGTGTACTTTGAAGGAACTCGTTATGGTCATCTATCTTCAAATATAGAAGAGTTTAATAGATGGATTCTTGAAGCCCGAGAGTTGCCCATAATCCAGGTGATTGAGGTGATTCACAGTAAATTGATGGCTGAGTTTGAGGATCGACGTATAAAAAACAGTTCATGGTTTTCTGTACTTGCCCCATCTGCTGAGAAGCATATGATGGAGGCTGTCAACCGTGCTTCCACATATCAAGTCCTTCGATCAGATGAAGTAGAATTTGAGGTTATATCTGCCGAGCGATCAGAGATTGTGAATATTGGGACCCATTGTTGTTCATGTCGTGATTGGCAGCTTTATGGAATACCGTGCTCACATGCTGTTGCGGCCCTTATTTCTTGTCGGAAGGATATATATGCCTTCACCGAGAAGTGCTTCACCGTTGCTAGTTACCGTGAGACATATGCGGAGGAGATACGCCCTATACCTGGCAAAGTTGAATGGAGAAGGGCAGATGTGACTCCCATGGACGACGACATTCAAGTTGTGCGGCCGCCTAAGTCTCGCCGGCCACCAGGACGCCCCGAAAAGAAACGAATTTGTGTAGAGGACCTTAATCGCGAGAAACATACTGTTCATTGTAGTCGGTGTAACCAAACTGGACATTATAAGACAACTTGCAAGGCAGAGATCATGAAGGGTATTGAACAGTTTTAG